In Pogoniulus pusillus isolate bPogPus1 chromosome 1, bPogPus1.pri, whole genome shotgun sequence, one DNA window encodes the following:
- the LOC135175849 gene encoding serine/arginine-rich splicing factor 5 isoform X3: protein MSGCRVFIGRLNPAAREKDVERFFKGYGRIRDIDLKRGFGFVEFEDPRDADDAVYELDGKELCSERVTIEHARARSRGRGRGRYSDRFSSRRPRSDRRNAPPVRTENRLIVENLSSRVSWQPICVVGLMTRSACGLS, encoded by the exons ATGAGCGGCTGCCGCGTCTTCATCGGCAGGCTGAACCCGGCAGCCAGGGAGAAGGACGTGGAGAGGTTCTTCAAGGGGTACGGCCGTATCCGGGACATCGACCTGAAGAGAGGGTTTGGATTCGTG GAATTTGAGGATCCAAGGGATGCAGATGATGCTGTCTATGAGCTGGATGGAAAGGAGCTTTGCAGTGAGAG gGTTACAATTGAGCATGCAAGAGCACGCTCTAGGGGTAGAGGCAGAGGGAGGTACTCTGACCGTTTTAGTAGCCGTCGTCCACGGAGTGATAGGAG AAATGCCCCACCTGTAAGAACAGAAAATCGTCTCATAGTAGAAAATTTGTCTTCTCGAGTCAGCTGGCAG CCTATCTGTGTCGTTGGCCTTATGACGAGGAGTGCCTGTGGGTTATCCTAA